A segment of the Prosthecobacter sp. SYSU 5D2 genome:
ATCTCCCGCATTGCGCCGGAGCTCACGCGCCATCGCCTCCGCATCATCATAGCCCACCCGCGCCGTGAGCAGGCGCTCGTCATCGTTTAAAAGTTTCAGCCCCAACCCGGCAGCACGGGCACGAAAGGCCTTCAGCGCCTCAGGTGACTTGAAAGTCAGCAAAAGCTCGTTGGGCTTCACCCCAGGGGCCGCATTCAGCCTGCGCAGCCGGTCCGCCAGCTCAATGATGGAACGCGCCAGCTCGTCGGCGGCAGAGTCCAGCGAGGCCGTCACCACATCCTGGGACGGTGGCCGGTTGGATTTGAATCCCCAGTCCCAGGTGGCCGGGCTTTTGCGCTGCAGACCCGCCGTCGGCTCCGTCGTCTGCATCGCCAGCCAGGCCAGCGTGCCGAAGGAAAGCACGCACAGCAGGACGCTGGAAATGAGGATGCCTTTGAGCCAGGAATTCATGAGCTGTGGTTTAAGACCCCGTAATCAGCGCTTTGTTTCATCATAATTCCTTTATCCTACGTTCTCCAGCCCGTCCTTGCCTCAATCCTGGCCAAACCAGACGCTCATCGCCTTCCCCGAATACCCGGTCATTTCCAGATATCCCTGGCCCGTCACAGGCTTTCCGCCGATCTGGCCCGCATAATCCACCGCCCCCTCCCAGTAGCCGAGCCCCGGCGTGGAGGCGGCTTTGAATTCCTGGTCAGGCAGGACAGCCCGGCTGCTCAGGGAAATCCCGTGCTCCGGCACCTCCATACGCCATTCAATGGGATACGCAGCCCCGCCCGGTGATTTCCAGGTCCTGCCTGGCGTCAGCTTAAAATCCCTGGCCGTCAGGGCCACCACGCTTCCGTCCGGTTTGATCCAGGTACCCGCGCTGGAATCCGTCGCCGCATCTCCGCGCAATTGAAACAGCATCAGCTCGCTACCATCGCTGAGCTGCGCGCTGAACCAGTCCCAGCCCTGCGTGCCCTTTTCCAAAAAACTGGTGCCAAATTCATGATCCATCCAGCTTTCCCCCGTCACCTCAAAAGTCTCCTCCCCCACCCGCAGGCTGCCCGTTGTTGGCATGCGCGTCAGGGAATAATAATGGCTCGCATTGCCCACCGTCACGCCCTTCTGGCTGATGCCATCCGCACCATGAATGACCGCAGGCTTGCCCGTATCCAGCGCCAGATCCAGGCTGAAGTCCCCATCTTTAGCTAATAGCGTGAACTTCCCATCCGGCAGGATCTTGCATTCCCAGTCTTCATTCCACACCCGCTGCTCCGTCGCCCCGGCCAGCCCCGGCCCCGCCCGGTTCAGCCGGTCCGCGTGGTGATATTTCCCACCCTCCACATCTGTCAGCGCGAAGTGCGCCATCCACACATCCCTCAGCGCCCAGGGCGATTTCACCTCCGGCTCCGCCACCGCCCCGATGCGAAAAAACGTCAGTTGATACCCCAAACGCCGCCCCTCCTTCGTCTTCAAATTGCCCGTGAAATACCACCACTCGATCTTGTGCTCCGGATGCTGCCCATGATCCCGTGGAAAGACATATTCATAACCCGGTTTAGCCGCTTTCCATTCCTGCGCCTCCAGCCCTGACGGCCACAAAGCCAGCATCAAAATCCCCGCCACAAACGTCCGCGACACACTGCGCCGAGCAGGCCACAGACCCGCCACCATCGTGCCCGCAATGGTCAGCACCGTCGAGCCTGCCAGGAACAGCCACGGTGTGTAAAACTGGATGCTCCAGCCGAAGCTCTGCGGATTGATCACATGAATAAGCACAAGCGACAGCAGCATCCCCACCGCCAGCCCCAGCCCCTGGCTCACCGCCCCGATGAGCCCCGATTCAATAACAATCGTCCGCCGCACCTGCGCAGCCTCCGCCCCCGCAATGCGCAGCAGCCGGATCTCTTCCTTCCGCTCCAGCACCAGCGTCATCATCGTCGCCGCCACTCCCGCCATGGCTACCAGAATGGCGATGATCTCCAGGGCCCAGGTGATGGCAAAGGTGCTGTCAAAAATACGCAGCACCTCCTGGCGCAGCCCGTCATTGGTGAAGATGGCCACAAATCCACGACCATCCAGCTGCTGCACCAGTTCCGTCTTCACCGCCTCTGCATTGAAGCCAGGTTTCAGATACATGGCCACATGCGTGGGCAGGCTCTCGCCGAACCAATTTTGAAACAAGGTTTTGTCCATGGTCAGGGTGCCGCTGTCGTTGGAGTAATCATAAAACTGCGCCGCAATGCGGAAGGCATGCTCCCCTTTTGGCGTGGGCAGCGTGATCAAATCCCCCTCCTTGACATTAAAGCGCAGCGCAAAACTTTCAGACACAAAGACTTCCCCTTTCTCCTTCGCCTGCTTCAGCATCTCCCTCGCATCCCCCCGCGTCTTCAGCGCCAGCCGGCCATGCACCATCTGCACATCAAAGTCCCCGGTGCCCATTTTGATGATGCGGTCACGAAACGGCATGTCCATGGAGCGGTACCCGTCAAAGGCCTCCACCGCCGGATGCTCCCTCAGCGTCTTCAAGGTGGACTCCGAAAACGTCGGCGGACTCTGGCTGCGCGGCGGCGTTCCCGGCCGCACATACAGGTCCGCCCCCAGCGTCTGGTCCACCCAGTACAGCACCGTCTGCCGAAAGCTCCCCACCATCACCGCGATGGCCACCGTCAGCGCCAGGCTCACCGCCAGCGCCGCCACGGAAACCGATAACCGGTGCGTGGACGCCCTGATCTGCGAAGCCGCCAGCCTGCCCTCAATGCCAAACACCCGGCCCAAGATCCCCCGCATCATCCGCGCCGTTCCTCGCAGTACCGAAGGCACCAGCAGCGACATGCCCGCCACCGCGCACAGGCAGGCAAAGTAAGCCCACAGCGGCAGCCCCGAAACCGGCGGCTGCCTCGCCGCGACATAACCGGCGATTAAACAAAGTGAGGCGGGCACTCCTGCCTGCCATCTGGATGACGGATTCGGGCAGGCAGGAGTGCCCGCCTCACTTCTCATCGCCTCCACCGGCGTCACCCGCGCCGCCTCCCGCGCAGGCAGCGCCGCCGCCAGCAAGGACAAAGGCAAAGCAATGCCCAAAGCCATGGCCCAGTGAACCCACGTCACATCCGGCACCTGCGCCGCCGTGGCCACATACAGCGTATCCACCGTGGTGGAAGTCAGCGCAATGGCCGCCTCAGCCATCAGCTTCGCCAGCGGCACTCCGAGCACCGCCCCGATGATGCCAAGCAGCGTCGCCTCCCCCAAAAACAGCCGCAGCACCTGCCCGCGAGTCACGCCCAGAGTGCGCAACATGCCGATCTCACGCCGCCGCGTCATCACCGCCACGGAGACCGTGTTGTAAATCAAGAACAGCCCCACCACCAGGGCGATGCCAGACAGCATGGTCAGATTGAAGTGAAAGGCCGCAAGCATCTTTTCCACCGCCGCCGTGCGCCGTTGCGGCCTCTGCACGGTCAGCCCGTCCGGCAGCCGTTGTCGCACTTCTCGTTCGGCAGCCTCCACCCCCAGCCCTTCATGCAGTCGCAGTTCCACCCGGTCCACCCGCCCTGGCTTGTCCAAAATCACCTGCGCATTGGCAATGTCCATGATCGCCAGCGACTGCGCCGCCAGGGCCGACTGCGCACCGCCTTTGCCCTGATCCCCGCCTTCCCCCAGAACCGCCGTGATGCTGCACACCTTCTCGCGATCCCCCACCTGGAGCCGGATCGTGCCCCCGGTTTTCAAGCCATGCCTTTCCGCAAACGTGCGCGTGATCAAAAGCGAATCCGGCTTGCCCAAAAGAGCCATCAGTTCCATCCCCGTCGCCGCATTCCCGCCTGCCCCATCCGTGGCCACCGCATAGTCCCTCAGTGCCGGATCCCGCATCGCATCCACCCCGATGATCCGCAGCATCTCCCGCCCCTCCCCCGCCACTGCCATCACATCCGATTCGATCACCGGCGTCGCAATCCCATACTCCCGCAGCCACGCCATCCCCGGCAGCAACGTCTCATCCACCCCCAAAGGCGGCGCCATGATCTCCAGCGCCGCCTTTCCCGACACCGCATCCAACGCCGCCGAAAACCCCCGCAACGAGCCGCTGTTCGCCAGTTGGATCGCCAGCATCACCGCCACGCCGAGCATCACGCCCAGCGCCGTCAGCGCCGTGCGCACCGGCTCCGCCCGCATGGGCCGCAGGATGAAACGACGGAATAATGACGAATGTTTGAGAATCACGGGCGGTAAAAAGGGATGTGTTTCTGCATTCTGATTTCGTCATTCGTCATTCTGCATCCTCCCATCCTTCATCCTCACCGTCTCCTTCGCCACCGCCGCCACCTGCGCATCATGCGTGGCCATCAAGATGGCAATGCCCAGGTCCCGGTTCAATTCCTGAAACAGCTCCAGCACCCGCTGACCATTCGCACTGTCCAGACTTCCCGTGGGTTCATCCGCGATGAGCAGCGCCGGCTCATGGATCACCGCCCGCGCCAGCGCCGCACGCTGCGCCTCACCGCCGGAGATCTGATTGGGAAAGTGATCCAGCCGGTGCTCAATGCCCACCCGCTTTGCCAGCGCACGCGCCTTGTCAAAAGCAGTCTTTTCAGCCACCCGCGCCAGCAGCAGCGGCATGGCGATGTTTTCCAGCACGCTCAGCGTCGGCAGCAGATTGAAGAACTGGAACACAAACCCGATCCGCTCCCGGCGCAGCCGCGTCAGGTCCGTATCCGTCATGGACGTGACCTCCCTGCCATCCAGTTTCAGCGATCCCGAGTCCGCCTTGTCCATCGCCCCGCAGAGCTGCAGCAGCGTGGACTTACCACACCCTGAAGGCCCCATCACCGCCACAAAAGCCCCCGCCTCCAGCTCCAGCGATACACCCCGCAAAGCCGGCACGGCAGACTCCGCCAAAGCGTAACTGCGATGAAGATCAGCGGCGGCGAGAATGAGGTTTGGCATGGGCAGTAGAATAACGTGTGAGATGAAGCTCCAGTTGCGCAGCAGTCAGACTCATAGCAATGGCATTCTGGCCCTCATTCATTCCCCCCTGCCTGCGCTTCATGCAATCTCCGCTTCCCCAATCATCCGGCATTTTCAGCATGATTGGAGCCGCCTTCCGGCAAAATCGCACCGCCTGCCTCCTGCTGAACGTGCTCGTGATCACCCTGGTCACTTCCTATTATCAGGTCCCTGCCGTGGCCGGAATCTGGGAGGCCATTGGCAACTTCAAGCTGCGCTGGTCCTTCGCCTTCTCCCTGACCTCCACCATCTTCGCCGCCGCCGTGCTCCCCTTCGGTGTCCAGGCCCTCATGGGCACGTTGCCCGAGCACGGCCGGTGGAAGCGCCTGCTGCTCAGCATGCTCTTTTGGGGCTATCGCGGCATGGAAATTGACCTGTTTTACCGCTTCCAGGGTTTCCTCTTTGGCCATGGCAACGACGTTCTCACCCTGCTCAAAAAAGTCGCCCTCGACCAGTTCGTGTTCAGCCCCCTCTGGTTTGTCCCCACCTACCTCATCGCCCTTCGCTGGATCGAATTGGGAGCGAACTGGAAATGCACCCGCGCCTCCCTGGACCGCGACTTCTGGCTGCGCACCTGCCCCGCCGTCATGGTCACCAACTGGCTCGTCTGGATCCCCGCCCTCGCCCTCATCTACAGCCTCCCCGCCGCCCTTCAGTTCCCCCTCTTCTCCCTCGTAATGTGCTTCTTCGTCCTCATCGTCACCCTCCTCGCCAGCCGAAAAAAGGCCGCTGGAGATTGACTCCACAACATGCCATAACATCAACATCACTTCACGACGATAACGGAGGGGGCTTTGACCTCGGCCACGTCGTAAGACCATTCGGATCTGGGATGAACTGCCAACAATGCATCCACGATCTCCCTGGTCTGGATAGTCAGCTCCAGAAGCTCAACATTTAGAATGTAGTGACCATGAAAAAACTGATTCCTTAGCCGGGGAATACAAATAGCCAGCTTACGGGCATGGCATTCCGGCTCTTTTGCAGAATCTGGCACCGCATCCTGGAACCAGACCTTCGGCAATGGTTCGATTTTTGAAAAGACATGATCCCTAATTAGCCCGCCATTGACTGCGTCATCCAGCATGGCTTGAAGCGTTTTTTTATCGTGACCGAAGTGCAGTTTCAGCATTCTTTCCAACCCGATAACGGACTGCGTAAACACCAAGGGTAACAGGAAAAAGTCCTGGCGGGTCTGTCTCAGCAGGGCAGCGGCCATGCGGAAATACATGACCATGCCATCTTTGAATGAAGGATGATCCCGGCTCAGCCAGACTGCCACCTCTTCGATCTTAGCATCGGTCATTCCAAATCCTGGCCATTGATTTGCCATGGCTGATCATAGAACAGCCACGGCATCAATCAACACGGAGCGCCACTCACGGCACTGGCAAAACCGGCACCGTCGCCGCAGCGGTCTCGATCTTCTTCTCCTTCCAGGTGCTCTGGATGTAGAGCTCGCGGAGGGATTTGAAATCCACATTGGTGGGGCTGTCGGTCATGAGATCGCAGGCCTTGTTGTTTTTCGGGAAGGCAATCACCTCGCGGATGCTGTCCTCACCACAGACCAGCATGGCAATGCGATCCAGGCCGAGGGCCAGGCCGCCATGCGGAGGAGCGCCAAATTTGAAGGCTTCCAGAATGTGGCTGAACTTTAGTTCCTGCTCCTCAGGCGTGACGCCCAGGACGCTGAACATCTTGGCCTGGAGGTCGCTTTCATGAATTCGGATGGAGCCACCGCCGAGCTCGTAGCCATTGAGGACCACGTCATAGGCTTCGGCGCGCACCTTGCCGTATTCACCGGCTTCCAGCAGCGGCACGTCTTCCGCCTTGGGGCGGGTGAAGGGATGATGCACGGCCACCCAGCTCTGGTCTTCAGGGCTGAAGGCCAGCAAGGGGAAGTCAACGACCCAAAGGAAGTTCAGCGCGGTGCTGTCCTTCGTCAGGTTCATCATGCTGGCGATCTCCAGCCGCACCTTGCCCAGGATGTTGCAGGCGTCTTCCCAGGTGCCGGCATAGAAGAAAATGATGTCGCCTTCTTCACCGTTCATCTTCTCGACGAGGGCTTTCTGCTCGACCTCGCCAAAGAACTTCCACAGCGGAGATTTGTACTCGCCGTTTTCGATCTTGATGAAAGCGAGCTGCTTCACCTTCATGCCGGCCTGGATGGCCAGCTCGTTCAGGCGGATCATCTGGCCGGTGGTGATGCCGGCAAAACCTTTGGCATTGATGGCACGCACGACGCCGCCGTTTTCCAGGGTGCTGCGGAAAATTTTGAAGCCGCTTTCAGCAAACACGTCCGCCATGTCCACGATCTCCACGCCGTAACGGGTGTCCGGTTTGTCAGAGCCGTAGCGGTCCATGGCTTCCTGATACGTCATGCGCGGGAAGGGCAGCGGGATGTCCACGCCCTGGCCTGCCTTGAACATGCTGGCCAGCAAACCTTCCACCAGGTTCACGATGTCGTTCTGCTCGATGAAGCTCGCCTCGATGTCAATCTGGGTGAACTCCGGCTGGCGGTCAGCGCGCAGATCTTCATCGCGGAAGCAGCGGGCGATTTGGAAATAACGCTCCAGGCCAGCGACCATGAGAAGCTGCTTGTACTGCTGCGGGGCCTGCGGCAGGGCAAAAAACTTGCTGGGGCTCAGACGCGCAGGCACCAGGAAGTCACGCGCGCCTTCCGGCGTCGGGTTGGAAAGGATGGGCGTCTCCACCTCCACGAAGTCGTTTCCGTCCAGGTAGTTGCGGGCGGCGTTGGTGATCTTGTGGCGGGTGCGGATGTTCTTGTTCATCCGCTCGCGGCGCAGGTCCAAATAACGGTATTTCATCCGCATGTCCTCGTTGGACAGCTCACGGTCCAGGTGGAACGGCAGCACGTCGGACTTGTTCAGCACCTTCAGCTCCAGGGCCACCACTTCCACCTCACCGGTGGGCAGCTTGCTGTTTTCCGTGCCGGTCAGGCGCGCGGAGACTTTGCCAATGATCTGCACCACATCTTCATCACGAAGCACATGGCTTTGAGCAGCCACGTCAGCGTTTTCTTCAGGGCGGAAAACCACCTGGGTCAGCCCCTCGCGGTCGCGAAGGTCAATGAAGATGACGCCGCCATGGTCACGGGCCGAATTCACCCAGCCACAGAGTGTGACGGTCTGGCCGATGTGCTCAGGGCGTACGGCATTGCAGTGAAGGGATCGGTAGGCGTTCGGGATCATGGCTAAAAGGGGGGCTGAAATTCGGGGGAAAACGCCAGAGTGCAAGAGCTACTTGGACCCTGGAAAATCAATTCCGATATTCAGCCTGCCCTCCTGGTCACCCCGCCACCCTTCCCCAGGCATCAGGGGAAATTCTTCCGCACGTCTTTAAAAAAGGACGTGGTGGCCTGCCGGGCACGCTCCAGCGGAGTCGGCGGCGGCGGTGCCGGTTTCCGTTTGGCCACGACCTTGGGTTTGGACGAGGTGGACTTGGCCGGGGCGGAGCTTTTGGGTTTGGCGGTGGCCGGCTTGGCTGTCGCCGCCGGTTTCGCAGCGACCGTTTTGGCCTCCGTCTTTTTCACAGGTGGCGGTTCAGCCTTAGCCGTGATAGGCGCCGGTTTCTTTTCGACTGGGATCGCCGGCCGGACTTCTTCCTTCACGGTCGTGGCGGCCATTTTTGGCTCTGGCGGTTTCTCTTTGGATTCGCTGGCGGTTTTTGTGACTGGGGCTGACTGCGCTTTGGCAGTTTCTTGCGGTTTGACGGGTGCAGGCTTTGGCTCCGTCTTTTCGGCCACAACCACGGGTTCCACAGACTTTTCTTTGACCTCGATCTTGCCCACTCCGGGGATCATCCCATAACCATAAAAGGTGGCCGAGCTGGTGGAGCGCGGCAGGGAAAAATCGAAGACGCTGACGCCCGTGCGCCGCTTGCCCTGATAAGCCCGGCCATCACTGGCCCCGAACACCACATGCTTGCCGCTCTTCTTCAGCTTGCCCAGATACAGCATCACATGCGTCACAGGGATTTCACGGGGACCGGCTTCATAGGTGCCGGACCAGAAAAGCAGGTTGCCCGGCTGCAGGGATGAGAACTCCGGATGCGAAAGCGAATCCGCCTTCTCCACCCGGTGCAGCAGCGTCTTCTCCTTCACCCAGCCCGCCATTTCATTGGACTGGCGGGGCACGCCTTTGAAGCCGAAATCACTCAGCACAAAAAAGATCGCACCGGAGCAGTCCATGCCGCCATTCTTGGGATCGGCCGAACCAAAAGTGTAGGTGAGGTTGAGTTTGGTCAGCGCTAAAGACTGACGGATCAGCTCCTGGATCTGCGGTGCGTAATGCTCGAACCCCTGAATGTCAGTCTCTTCAATGCTGCTCACAGCCGCAACCGGCGGCCCATCCGTGGACGGACCTTCCTTCACATTTTCCTTATCAGGGGAACTGCTTTTTTTCTGAGCCGTTTCACCATGCGCAAACAGGGCAAGCGCCAAAAGGGCGAGGGTTAAAAAACGTGTCATACCCATGTTGGTAGTAAAGTCTCTGCTGTTCGTTCAGTTCAACGCGCATTTTGCCCACATTGCATGACGATCCATGCCTTAAACCCCGATATCGTGCAAAACACCCTGAAATATCAAGAGCCGGAGCGTTGGCACGCCCCGGCTCTAAAAAGACCCAAAAATGGATATCAAAATCAATGCTCGTATCCGGACTCACCGTGCTCTGCCAGATCCAGACCCATGCGCTCAGCCTCAGGGCTGACACGCAGGCCGACGGTGATTTTGCAAATGATGGCGATGAGCACGGTCGCCACGGCGCTCCAGACAATGGTCACACCCACAGCTTTGAGCTGCTCGGCCAGCAAGTTCACGCCGTCGGCCTTCAGCTCAGCCACCAGGCCGCTCACCTCAGGGTCAGCAAAGATGCCAGTCAGAATGGCACCGAGCATGCCGCCAACACCGTGCACCCCAAAGGTGTCCAGAGCATCATCATAACCAAAGATGCGCTTCAAATACGTGACGGCGATGAACGGCACGATGCCGCCCAGCAGACCAAAGATGATGGATGACCCGACGGTCACAAAACCCGCCGCCGGAGTGATGGCCACCAGACCTCCGATAACGCCGGAGGCAAAGCCGAGCACGCTCGGGCGGCCCTTGCAGATCCACTCCGCAAAACCCCAGGCGCAGCCGCCGATGGCCGCTGCAAAAGTCGTCGTCGCAAAGGCATTTCCGGCCACGCCATCCGCAGCACCAGCAGACCCGGCATTAAAGCCATACCAGCCCACCCACAGCATCCCGGTGCCCACCGCCGTCAGCACCACGCTGTGCGGGGCGAACTGCTCTTTGCCATAGCCCTGGCGCTTGCCCAGGAGGATGCAAAGAACCAGTGCCGAGAAACCTGAGGTCATGTGCACCACCGTGCCGCCTGCGAAGTCAATGGCCTTGATGTTCGTCGCCAGAAAACCACCGCCCCAGACCATGTGGGCAAAGGGGAAGTAAACGGCAAACAGCCACAGCGTCACAAACACCAGCACCGCCGCAAACTTCATGCGCTCAGCCACAGCTCCAATGATGAGGGCGGGCGTGATGATGGCAAAGGTGAGCTGAAACATCGCAAAGATGTTTTGGGAAACTGTCGCCAGCGTTCCGGGCTCGCCGTCCACCCCTTTAAAGAAGGCATTGTCAGTTCCGCCGATGAACTCATTCCCTTCGGAGAAAGCCAGGCTGAAGCCAATGGCCCACCAGGCCAGGGAGGCGATGCCGGCGATAGCAAAGATCTGCGCAAAGACGGACAGGATGTTTTTCTTCTGAACGATGCCGCCGTAAAACAGCGCCAGGCCCGGCAGCGACATGAAAATGACCAGGGCAGAGCTGGTCAGCATCCAGGCATTGTCACCAGAATTGATGCCGCCAGGATTTTCCAGTTTGCTGAGCCGCTCTTCCACGGTCCCCGGAGGCGCTTCAGCCGTGGCCGCCTCCGCAGCTTCAGCCGCGGGGGCCGGCATGGGAGCAGCAGTTTCCTGGGCCAGAACTGCCCCAAGGGACAGCAGGGTGGTGACGACAAGACCGCACGCGAAGGTGCGCCAGTTATGGAAGACCGGGATCATGGATGGATGGTTGTAGGTTGTACTCTGCTGGACGTTTGGTTGGCACAGCAGAGGCGGAAATCAGCAAGCATCTACCGTGCCAACTTTCCTCCCACCTGCAGCCGCATTTCCCCCCCTCTATCTCCCCATGGGTTTTTGTCAATTGCCAGCACCTCGTCCCTCCCGGCAGGCGTAGCTTGGACCCATGCCCCAGCACAAGACTGCCATTCACTGGTTCCGCCGCGATTTGCGGCTGATGGACAATACCGCACTCCATCATGCAGCCAGGGACTCCGCCCAGGTCATTCCCGTTTACATCCTGAGCGGCTCGAGCCAAAACCACGGCTGGACAGGTCCCATACGGCAGCAGTTTCTTTGCGACAGCCTGGATTCCCTCAGCAAAAATTTGGAGACGGCAGGCAGCCGACTGGTCCTGCGCTGCGGCCA
Coding sequences within it:
- a CDS encoding lipocalin-like domain-containing protein: MILKHSSLFRRFILRPMRAEPVRTALTALGVMLGVAVMLAIQLANSGSLRGFSAALDAVSGKAALEIMAPPLGVDETLLPGMAWLREYGIATPVIESDVMAVAGEGREMLRIIGVDAMRDPALRDYAVATDGAGGNAATGMELMALLGKPDSLLITRTFAERHGLKTGGTIRLQVGDREKVCSITAVLGEGGDQGKGGAQSALAAQSLAIMDIANAQVILDKPGRVDRVELRLHEGLGVEAAEREVRQRLPDGLTVQRPQRRTAAVEKMLAAFHFNLTMLSGIALVVGLFLIYNTVSVAVMTRRREIGMLRTLGVTRGQVLRLFLGEATLLGIIGAVLGVPLAKLMAEAAIALTSTTVDTLYVATAAQVPDVTWVHWAMALGIALPLSLLAAALPAREAARVTPVEAMRSEAGTPACPNPSSRWQAGVPASLCLIAGYVAARQPPVSGLPLWAYFACLCAVAGMSLLVPSVLRGTARMMRGILGRVFGIEGRLAASQIRASTHRLSVSVAALAVSLALTVAIAVMVGSFRQTVLYWVDQTLGADLYVRPGTPPRSQSPPTFSESTLKTLREHPAVEAFDGYRSMDMPFRDRIIKMGTGDFDVQMVHGRLALKTRGDAREMLKQAKEKGEVFVSESFALRFNVKEGDLITLPTPKGEHAFRIAAQFYDYSNDSGTLTMDKTLFQNWFGESLPTHVAMYLKPGFNAEAVKTELVQQLDGRGFVAIFTNDGLRQEVLRIFDSTFAITWALEIIAILVAMAGVAATMMTLVLERKEEIRLLRIAGAEAAQVRRTIVIESGLIGAVSQGLGLAVGMLLSLVLIHVINPQSFGWSIQFYTPWLFLAGSTVLTIAGTMVAGLWPARRSVSRTFVAGILMLALWPSGLEAQEWKAAKPGYEYVFPRDHGQHPEHKIEWWYFTGNLKTKEGRRLGYQLTFFRIGAVAEPEVKSPWALRDVWMAHFALTDVEGGKYHHADRLNRAGPGLAGATEQRVWNEDWECKILPDGKFTLLAKDGDFSLDLALDTGKPAVIHGADGISQKGVTVGNASHYYSLTRMPTTGSLRVGEETFEVTGESWMDHEFGTSFLEKGTQGWDWFSAQLSDGSELMLFQLRGDAATDSSAGTWIKPDGSVVALTARDFKLTPGRTWKSPGGAAYPIEWRMEVPEHGISLSSRAVLPDQEFKAASTPGLGYWEGAVDYAGQIGGKPVTGQGYLEMTGYSGKAMSVWFGQD
- a CDS encoding ABC transporter ATP-binding protein, with the translated sequence MPNLILAAADLHRSYALAESAVPALRGVSLELEAGAFVAVMGPSGCGKSTLLQLCGAMDKADSGSLKLDGREVTSMTDTDLTRLRRERIGFVFQFFNLLPTLSVLENIAMPLLLARVAEKTAFDKARALAKRVGIEHRLDHFPNQISGGEAQRAALARAVIHEPALLIADEPTGSLDSANGQRVLELFQELNRDLGIAILMATHDAQVAAVAKETVRMKDGRMQNDE
- the aspS gene encoding aspartate--tRNA ligase is translated as MIPNAYRSLHCNAVRPEHIGQTVTLCGWVNSARDHGGVIFIDLRDREGLTQVVFRPEENADVAAQSHVLRDEDVVQIIGKVSARLTGTENSKLPTGEVEVVALELKVLNKSDVLPFHLDRELSNEDMRMKYRYLDLRRERMNKNIRTRHKITNAARNYLDGNDFVEVETPILSNPTPEGARDFLVPARLSPSKFFALPQAPQQYKQLLMVAGLERYFQIARCFRDEDLRADRQPEFTQIDIEASFIEQNDIVNLVEGLLASMFKAGQGVDIPLPFPRMTYQEAMDRYGSDKPDTRYGVEIVDMADVFAESGFKIFRSTLENGGVVRAINAKGFAGITTGQMIRLNELAIQAGMKVKQLAFIKIENGEYKSPLWKFFGEVEQKALVEKMNGEEGDIIFFYAGTWEDACNILGKVRLEIASMMNLTKDSTALNFLWVVDFPLLAFSPEDQSWVAVHHPFTRPKAEDVPLLEAGEYGKVRAEAYDVVLNGYELGGGSIRIHESDLQAKMFSVLGVTPEEQELKFSHILEAFKFGAPPHGGLALGLDRIAMLVCGEDSIREVIAFPKNNKACDLMTDSPTNVDFKSLRELYIQSTWKEKKIETAAATVPVLPVP
- a CDS encoding NlpC/P60 family protein, translated to MTRFLTLALLALALFAHGETAQKKSSSPDKENVKEGPSTDGPPVAAVSSIEETDIQGFEHYAPQIQELIRQSLALTKLNLTYTFGSADPKNGGMDCSGAIFFVLSDFGFKGVPRQSNEMAGWVKEKTLLHRVEKADSLSHPEFSSLQPGNLLFWSGTYEAGPREIPVTHVMLYLGKLKKSGKHVVFGASDGRAYQGKRRTGVSVFDFSLPRSTSSATFYGYGMIPGVGKIEVKEKSVEPVVVAEKTEPKPAPVKPQETAKAQSAPVTKTASESKEKPPEPKMAATTVKEEVRPAIPVEKKPAPITAKAEPPPVKKTEAKTVAAKPAATAKPATAKPKSSAPAKSTSSKPKVVAKRKPAPPPPTPLERARQATTSFFKDVRKNFP
- a CDS encoding ammonium transporter; amino-acid sequence: MIPVFHNWRTFACGLVVTTLLSLGAVLAQETAAPMPAPAAEAAEAATAEAPPGTVEERLSKLENPGGINSGDNAWMLTSSALVIFMSLPGLALFYGGIVQKKNILSVFAQIFAIAGIASLAWWAIGFSLAFSEGNEFIGGTDNAFFKGVDGEPGTLATVSQNIFAMFQLTFAIITPALIIGAVAERMKFAAVLVFVTLWLFAVYFPFAHMVWGGGFLATNIKAIDFAGGTVVHMTSGFSALVLCILLGKRQGYGKEQFAPHSVVLTAVGTGMLWVGWYGFNAGSAGAADGVAGNAFATTTFAAAIGGCAWGFAEWICKGRPSVLGFASGVIGGLVAITPAAGFVTVGSSIIFGLLGGIVPFIAVTYLKRIFGYDDALDTFGVHGVGGMLGAILTGIFADPEVSGLVAELKADGVNLLAEQLKAVGVTIVWSAVATVLIAIICKITVGLRVSPEAERMGLDLAEHGESGYEH